One genomic region from Streptomyces sp. NBC_01304 encodes:
- the sufU gene encoding Fe-S cluster assembly sulfur transfer protein SufU: protein MKLDSMYQDVILDHYKHPHGRGLRDGDAEVHHVNPTCGDEITLRVKYDGDRVADVSYEGQGCSISQASASVLNDLLVGKELAEAQKIQGTFLELMQSKGKIEPDDAMEEILEDAVAFAGVSKYPARVKCALLSWMAWKDATAQALGESERKTA from the coding sequence GTGAAGCTGGATTCGATGTACCAGGACGTCATCCTGGACCACTACAAGCACCCGCACGGCCGGGGCTTGCGGGACGGCGACGCCGAGGTGCACCACGTCAACCCGACGTGCGGCGACGAGATCACGCTCCGCGTGAAGTACGACGGCGACCGCGTCGCGGACGTGTCGTACGAGGGCCAGGGCTGCTCCATCAGCCAGGCCTCGGCCTCGGTCCTCAACGACCTCCTGGTCGGCAAGGAGCTCGCCGAGGCGCAGAAGATCCAGGGCACCTTCCTGGAACTGATGCAGTCCAAGGGCAAGATCGAGCCCGACGACGCGATGGAGGAGATCCTGGAGGACGCCGTCGCGTTCGCCGGTGTCTCCAAGTACCCCGCGCGTGTGAAGTGTGCTCTGCTGAGCTGGATGGCGTGGAAGGACGCGACCGCCCAGGCGCTGGGCGAGTCCGAGAGGAAGACCGCATGA
- a CDS encoding DMT family transporter, translated as MGYGLLAAAIAAEVAGTTAMKYSEGFSRLWPSLGTVAGYLLAFTLLAQTLKSMQVGTAYAIWAGVGTAAVAAIGMLFLGESMGAAKLAGIVLVIAGVILLNLGGAH; from the coding sequence ATGGGATATGGACTGCTGGCCGCGGCCATCGCGGCGGAGGTGGCCGGGACGACGGCCATGAAGTACAGCGAGGGGTTCTCCCGGCTGTGGCCCTCGCTCGGCACGGTCGCCGGCTATCTGCTCGCCTTCACGCTGCTCGCGCAGACCCTGAAGTCCATGCAGGTCGGGACCGCCTATGCGATCTGGGCCGGGGTGGGTACCGCGGCCGTCGCGGCGATCGGCATGCTGTTCCTGGGCGAGTCGATGGGGGCCGCCAAGCTCGCCGGGATCGTGCTCGTGATCGCCGGCGTCATCCTTCTCAATCTGGGCGGAGCACACTGA
- a CDS encoding RNA polymerase sigma factor — translation MNGPPTVVGDADVVRQSLEQPEIFARLYDLYAPDIHRYAARRLGDGSADDLTAETFLIAFRTRARYDLARDNARPWLYGIAANLIGKQRRSEVRALRALARTGTDPVAESWVERADSRVVAEAAQAPLAGALAELSAGDRHVLLLVAWADLTYPEVAEALGIPLGTVRSRLNRARRKVRSALGADPAFVVDTTEVA, via the coding sequence GTGAACGGACCACCCACGGTGGTGGGCGACGCGGATGTCGTCCGTCAGTCGCTGGAGCAGCCCGAGATCTTCGCGCGCCTCTACGACCTCTACGCGCCCGACATCCACCGTTATGCCGCGCGACGGCTCGGCGACGGGAGCGCGGACGACCTCACGGCCGAGACCTTCCTGATCGCCTTCCGCACCCGGGCCCGCTACGACCTGGCGCGCGACAACGCCAGGCCCTGGCTGTACGGGATAGCCGCGAACCTCATCGGCAAGCAACGGCGTTCCGAGGTCAGGGCGCTCCGGGCGCTGGCCCGCACCGGCACCGACCCGGTCGCCGAATCCTGGGTCGAGCGGGCCGACAGCCGGGTCGTCGCCGAGGCCGCGCAGGCGCCGCTCGCGGGCGCGCTCGCCGAACTCTCCGCCGGGGACCGGCATGTGCTGCTGCTCGTGGCGTGGGCCGATCTCACCTATCCGGAAGTCGCCGAGGCGCTCGGCATTCCCCTCGGGACCGTGCGGTCGCGGCTGAACCGGGCACGGCGCAAGGTGCGCAGCGCGCTCGGTGCCGATCCCGCTTTCGTCGTCGACACCACGGAGGTGGCGTAG
- a CDS encoding WD40 repeat domain-containing protein: MNMDQLVRDALREQAAQATTAPPDFANRVLAVRRRRRNSTIAGAALATAVAVAVGVAGPAMNDGKDEPKLASQLDRSDIIAHPDQTPPRDLIAAGSTALAAYYTQATVKETADRGVSKRTYHLLNQKTGKYVKTTKWSFLDVAPGMRTAAVLEQGLPAKRIGLLNLLTGEVERWIPVDRGVAGVEFSPDGSKLVATTYSKNPDLRFRQDRDADGDDNPNDWMPDYQKSDRTGFYVIDVGSGEGSWSQVAVPEDDEGFGIGINVREDFAFSEDDKLVYSRVASNPGRQYYDFEGNEAAVPEKEKHLRYVEAGLSPNGKLAAGDFAGGAKTTASWINDPVTGKHLHKIRGQQLLAWVDNKRLIAWDIAQGDNEFHNGLVLVTIGSDKTVPLSGSRKGNDGADGRWQPVFATR; the protein is encoded by the coding sequence GTGAACATGGATCAGCTCGTACGCGACGCCCTGCGCGAGCAGGCCGCACAGGCCACGACAGCGCCGCCCGACTTCGCGAACCGTGTGCTCGCGGTCCGGCGCCGCCGCAGGAACAGCACCATCGCCGGTGCCGCCCTGGCCACCGCCGTGGCCGTCGCCGTCGGGGTGGCCGGGCCGGCCATGAACGACGGCAAGGACGAGCCGAAGCTCGCCAGCCAGCTGGACCGGAGCGACATCATCGCCCACCCGGACCAGACGCCGCCGCGCGACCTGATCGCCGCGGGGAGCACCGCGCTGGCCGCGTACTACACCCAGGCCACCGTCAAGGAGACCGCCGACCGGGGTGTCTCCAAGCGCACTTACCACCTGCTGAACCAGAAGACCGGCAAGTACGTGAAGACCACCAAGTGGTCCTTCCTCGACGTCGCCCCCGGCATGCGCACCGCCGCCGTCCTGGAACAGGGCCTGCCCGCCAAGCGCATCGGTCTGCTCAACCTGCTCACCGGCGAGGTCGAGCGCTGGATCCCGGTCGACCGGGGCGTCGCGGGCGTCGAGTTCTCGCCCGACGGCAGCAAGCTGGTCGCGACGACGTACAGCAAGAACCCCGATCTGAGGTTCCGGCAGGACCGCGACGCGGACGGCGACGACAATCCGAACGACTGGATGCCGGATTACCAGAAGTCGGACCGGACCGGCTTCTACGTCATCGACGTCGGCTCCGGCGAGGGCTCCTGGAGCCAGGTCGCGGTCCCGGAGGACGACGAGGGCTTCGGCATCGGGATCAACGTCCGCGAGGACTTCGCCTTCAGCGAGGACGACAAACTGGTCTACTCCCGGGTCGCTTCGAATCCCGGCAGGCAGTACTACGACTTCGAGGGCAACGAGGCCGCCGTGCCGGAGAAGGAGAAGCACCTGAGGTACGTCGAGGCCGGCCTGTCCCCGAACGGCAAGCTCGCGGCGGGCGACTTCGCGGGCGGTGCCAAGACGACGGCCTCCTGGATCAACGACCCGGTCACCGGCAAGCACCTGCACAAGATCCGCGGCCAGCAGCTGCTCGCCTGGGTCGACAACAAGCGGCTCATCGCCTGGGACATCGCGCAGGGCGACAACGAGTTCCACAACGGGCTCGTGCTCGTCACGATCGGCAGCGACAAGACCGTTCCGCTGAGCGGCTCCCGCAAGGGGAACGACGGCGCGGACGGCCGCTGGCAGCCGGTCTTCGCCACACGCTAG
- a CDS encoding SDR family NAD(P)-dependent oxidoreductase, producing MSKEQRVALVTGSSSGIGAAVARRLAAAGVRVVVNSANSVEAGEKLAADLPDAVYVRANVADEADAKRLVQAAVDTYGRLDILVNNAGITRFIDHGDFEAASPEVWREINEVNVIAAWQTTVAAIEHLKADGGGSVVNVSSQAGIYANGSSIPYAVSKAALNHMTRLLAKQLGPVGVRVNAVAPGLIDTPWYNGLEGMDKAMEEVAERLPMRRVGTAEDIAEAVCDLANASYITGEVLLVDGGGHLL from the coding sequence ATGAGCAAGGAACAGAGGGTCGCCCTGGTCACCGGGTCCTCGTCGGGCATCGGGGCCGCAGTGGCCCGACGGCTGGCGGCCGCGGGAGTGCGGGTGGTGGTCAACTCCGCCAACTCCGTGGAAGCGGGCGAGAAGCTGGCCGCCGACCTGCCGGACGCGGTCTACGTCCGGGCGAACGTGGCGGACGAGGCCGACGCCAAGCGGCTGGTGCAGGCTGCCGTGGACACGTACGGGCGGCTCGACATCCTCGTCAACAACGCCGGGATCACGCGGTTCATCGACCACGGCGACTTCGAGGCGGCGAGCCCCGAGGTGTGGCGGGAGATCAACGAGGTCAATGTCATCGCGGCCTGGCAGACCACGGTCGCCGCGATCGAGCACCTGAAGGCGGACGGCGGCGGCAGCGTCGTCAACGTGTCCTCGCAGGCGGGCATCTACGCCAACGGCAGCTCCATCCCGTACGCCGTCAGCAAGGCCGCGCTCAACCACATGACGCGGCTGCTCGCCAAGCAGCTCGGCCCGGTCGGCGTCCGGGTCAACGCGGTGGCGCCCGGACTGATCGACACCCCCTGGTACAACGGCCTCGAAGGCATGGACAAGGCGATGGAGGAGGTCGCCGAGCGGCTGCCGATGCGCCGGGTCGGCACGGCGGAGGACATCGCGGAGGCGGTCTGCGATCTCGCCAACGCCTCGTACATCACGGGCGAGGTGCTGCTCGTGGACGGCGGTGGGCACCTGCTGTGA
- a CDS encoding cysteine desulfurase — MTQLPGLLDTEAIRKDFPILDRVLHDGKKLVYLDNAATSQKPRQVLDALTEYYEQHNANVHRGVHVLAEEATALYEGARDKVAEFINAPSRNEVIFTKNASESLNLVANMLGWADEPYRVDHETEIVITEMEHHSNIVPWQLLSQRTGAKLKWFGLTDDGRLDLSNMNEIITEKTKIVSFTLVSNIMGTVNPVEAIVRRAQEVGALVLLDASQAAPHMPLDVQALQADFVAFTGHKMCGPTGIGVLWGRQELLEDLPPFLGGGEMIETVSMHSSTYAPAPHKFEAGTPPIAQAVGLGAAVDYLTSIGMENIARHEHAITEYAVKRLLEVPDLRIIGPVTAEDRGAAISFTLGDIHPHDVGQVLDEQGIAVRVGHHCARPVCLRYGIPATTRASFYLYSTQAEVDALVDGLEHVRNFFG, encoded by the coding sequence GTGACACAGCTGCCTGGCCTCCTCGACACCGAGGCAATCCGCAAGGACTTCCCGATCCTGGATCGGGTGCTCCACGACGGCAAGAAGCTCGTCTACCTGGACAACGCCGCGACCTCCCAGAAGCCGCGCCAGGTGCTCGACGCACTCACCGAGTACTACGAGCAGCACAACGCCAACGTCCACCGTGGCGTGCATGTCCTCGCCGAGGAGGCCACGGCGCTGTACGAGGGCGCCCGTGACAAGGTCGCGGAGTTCATCAACGCGCCCTCGCGCAACGAGGTCATCTTCACCAAGAACGCCTCGGAGTCGCTCAACCTCGTGGCGAACATGCTGGGTTGGGCCGACGAGCCCTACCGCGTGGACCACGAGACCGAGATCGTCATCACGGAGATGGAGCACCACTCCAACATCGTTCCGTGGCAGCTGCTCTCGCAGCGCACCGGCGCGAAGCTGAAGTGGTTCGGCCTCACGGACGACGGCCGTCTCGACCTCTCCAACATGAACGAGATCATCACGGAGAAGACGAAGATCGTCTCCTTCACGCTGGTCTCCAACATCATGGGCACCGTCAACCCGGTCGAGGCCATCGTGCGCCGCGCCCAGGAGGTCGGCGCCCTGGTGCTGCTCGACGCCTCGCAGGCCGCGCCGCACATGCCGCTGGACGTGCAGGCGCTGCAGGCCGACTTCGTGGCCTTCACCGGCCACAAGATGTGCGGCCCGACCGGCATCGGTGTCCTGTGGGGACGGCAGGAGCTCCTCGAGGACCTGCCGCCGTTCCTCGGCGGCGGCGAGATGATCGAGACCGTGTCGATGCACTCGTCGACGTACGCTCCCGCGCCGCACAAGTTCGAGGCGGGTACGCCCCCGATCGCCCAGGCCGTCGGCCTCGGCGCGGCCGTGGACTACCTCACCTCGATCGGCATGGAGAACATCGCGCGCCACGAGCACGCGATCACCGAGTACGCCGTCAAGCGCCTCCTGGAGGTGCCGGACCTGCGCATCATCGGCCCCGTCACGGCCGAGGACCGCGGCGCGGCGATCTCCTTCACGCTCGGCGACATCCACCCGCACGACGTGGGCCAGGTCCTCGACGAGCAGGGCATCGCGGTGCGCGTGGGACACCACTGCGCGCGGCCGGTCTGCCTGCGGTACGGAATTCCTGCGACCACGCGAGCGTCGTTCTATCTGTACTCCACGCAGGCCGAGGTCGATGCCCTGGTCGACGGCCTGGAGCACGTACGGAACTTCTTCGGCTGA
- a CDS encoding CU044_5270 family protein, with translation MDELTKVRELRADAPTPDRARLAAGRKRLTDATAKPSRARRMRLDWRLAAAGAAAAVTAAALLAVNLGDGAAPPAGKSDVAASETAGLGDTAEVLERAARSVQGFKEGVPRDDQWLYVEQVDAGSGGWPDDGVPVKPEKSESWYRWADPDFENGKEGDDRSMREQYKIITELPDDPQAILAAVRKAYPSDKRSHKSEAAHNFRALSVLIGSPVSGLDGAGLAKLYRALATLPGIEVTDHLVKDAAGRKVIAVGLNLGKQAVMRDEILLYPETYFYAGSRWVVAKDYSEKYPDSDLPDRPWKAGDIVSSSASTGVSVVDKKGDRS, from the coding sequence ATGGACGAGTTGACGAAGGTGCGTGAGCTGCGCGCCGATGCGCCCACCCCGGACCGGGCCCGGCTCGCGGCGGGCCGCAAGCGGCTCACCGATGCGACGGCCAAGCCCTCCCGGGCCCGGCGGATGCGGCTCGACTGGCGGCTCGCGGCGGCAGGCGCGGCCGCGGCCGTGACCGCCGCGGCGCTGCTCGCCGTGAACCTCGGTGACGGCGCCGCGCCGCCCGCCGGGAAGTCGGATGTCGCGGCGAGCGAGACCGCGGGCCTGGGTGACACGGCGGAGGTGCTCGAGCGGGCGGCCCGGTCCGTGCAGGGCTTCAAGGAAGGTGTCCCGCGCGACGACCAGTGGCTCTACGTCGAGCAGGTCGACGCCGGTTCGGGCGGCTGGCCCGACGACGGGGTGCCCGTCAAGCCCGAGAAGAGCGAGAGCTGGTACCGCTGGGCCGACCCCGACTTCGAGAACGGCAAGGAGGGCGACGACCGCTCGATGCGGGAGCAGTACAAGATCATCACCGAGTTGCCGGACGATCCCCAGGCGATCCTGGCCGCGGTCCGCAAGGCCTATCCGAGCGACAAGAGGTCTCATAAGTCGGAGGCGGCGCACAACTTCCGCGCGTTGAGCGTGCTCATCGGGTCGCCGGTGTCCGGCCTGGACGGGGCGGGTCTCGCCAAGTTGTACCGGGCGCTGGCCACCTTGCCGGGCATCGAGGTCACCGACCACCTGGTGAAGGACGCGGCGGGGCGCAAGGTCATCGCCGTCGGCCTGAACCTTGGGAAGCAGGCCGTCATGCGCGACGAGATCCTGCTGTACCCCGAGACGTACTTCTACGCAGGCAGCCGGTGGGTCGTGGCCAAGGACTACAGCGAGAAGTACCCGGACAGTGACCTCCCCGACCGGCCGTGGAAGGCCGGCGACATCGTCTCGAGCTCGGCATCCACCGGCGTGAGCGTGGTGGACAAGAAGGGCGACCGCAGCTGA
- a CDS encoding ricin-type beta-trefoil lectin domain protein, which translates to MHHPLSRLRTLAVAAALALCATLGLTSPAQAAGQTPGTYTNYGFPSGTSALTEATFGTTVQSDPGRGNVYWAHQFGFTNSVGGYVGMQRWRTGTGMFLFSLWDATAARPGSGGTYCQPFEEGGTGYTCRYHQAFAAGHGYRYRLSPDGDGWYKATITDTTTGSSFVLGSLQTGAGSRISASGMVDWVEYFDWNNNAATCLDEPYSKARFDVPTGVSTAGASVTASITSTSTSSTCTTSAKVTSSGGYSTHEDGIGNSSSGSITGIGGKCADVSGGGSADGTPIVLWGCSGGNHQNWVRAGDGTVRALFKCLTVSGTDIQLRTCSGAAAQKWQRDGSALVNPATGKCLDAADGNSTDGTRLVLYACHGGANQQWQTPA; encoded by the coding sequence ATGCACCACCCCCTCAGCAGACTCAGAACCCTGGCCGTGGCGGCCGCCCTTGCCCTCTGCGCCACCCTCGGCCTCACCTCCCCCGCACAGGCCGCGGGCCAGACCCCCGGCACCTACACCAACTACGGCTTTCCCTCCGGCACTTCGGCGCTCACCGAGGCCACCTTCGGCACCACCGTCCAGAGCGACCCCGGACGCGGCAACGTCTACTGGGCCCACCAGTTCGGCTTCACCAACAGCGTCGGCGGCTACGTCGGCATGCAGCGCTGGCGCACCGGCACCGGCATGTTCCTCTTCTCCCTCTGGGACGCCACGGCCGCCCGGCCGGGCTCCGGCGGCACCTACTGCCAGCCCTTCGAGGAGGGCGGCACCGGCTACACCTGCCGCTACCACCAGGCCTTCGCCGCCGGGCACGGCTACCGCTACCGCCTCTCCCCGGACGGCGACGGCTGGTACAAGGCGACCATCACCGACACCACCACCGGCTCCTCCTTCGTCCTCGGCTCCCTGCAGACCGGCGCCGGTTCCCGGATCTCGGCGTCCGGAATGGTCGACTGGGTCGAGTACTTCGACTGGAACAACAACGCCGCGACCTGCCTGGACGAGCCCTACTCCAAGGCCCGCTTCGACGTCCCGACCGGCGTCTCCACGGCCGGCGCGAGTGTGACCGCCTCGATCACCTCCACCTCCACCAGCTCCACCTGCACCACCTCCGCCAAGGTCACTTCGTCCGGCGGCTACAGCACGCACGAGGACGGCATCGGCAACTCCTCCTCCGGTTCGATCACGGGCATCGGCGGCAAGTGCGCCGACGTGAGCGGCGGCGGCTCCGCGGACGGCACCCCGATCGTGCTGTGGGGCTGCTCCGGCGGGAACCACCAGAACTGGGTGCGGGCCGGCGACGGAACCGTACGCGCCCTGTTCAAGTGCCTGACGGTGAGCGGCACGGACATCCAGCTGCGCACCTGCTCGGGCGCCGCCGCCCAGAAGTGGCAGCGCGACGGCAGCGCCCTGGTCAACCCGGCGACGGGGAAGTGCCTGGACGCCGCGGACGGCAACAGCACGGACGGCACCCGCCTCGTCCTTTACGCCTGCCACGGCGGCGCCAACCAGCAGTGGCAGACGCCTGCTTGA
- a CDS encoding SigE family RNA polymerase sigma factor — MDAEGQESFREFVTGRSSALLKTAVLLSGGDQHAAEDLLQNALIKAAGRWRRIDDPEAYVRQILYRQQVSRWRLKWRKRELSVPELPERDGKADGTGAVELRLVMRGALARLTARQRTVLVLRYFEDLPEADVARILGCSVGTVRSTTHRSLAKLRALAPELSALDPGANEQPVSSRDFSPVEVRP; from the coding sequence ATGGATGCGGAAGGCCAGGAAAGCTTCCGGGAGTTCGTGACAGGCAGATCGAGTGCGCTTCTGAAGACGGCCGTGCTGCTCAGCGGGGGAGACCAGCACGCCGCCGAGGACCTGTTGCAGAACGCACTGATCAAGGCCGCCGGGCGGTGGCGTCGTATCGACGACCCCGAGGCGTACGTACGCCAGATCCTCTACCGGCAGCAGGTCAGCCGATGGCGGCTGAAGTGGCGCAAGCGCGAACTCAGCGTCCCCGAGCTGCCGGAGCGCGACGGCAAGGCGGACGGGACGGGCGCGGTCGAGCTGCGCCTCGTCATGCGCGGCGCCCTCGCCCGGCTCACCGCGCGCCAGCGCACCGTTTTGGTGCTGCGCTACTTCGAGGACCTGCCGGAGGCCGACGTGGCCCGGATCCTCGGCTGCTCGGTGGGGACGGTGCGGTCCACCACGCACCGCTCGCTCGCCAAGCTGCGCGCCCTCGCGCCGGAGCTGTCCGCGCTCGATCCCGGCGCGAACGAACAGCCCGTTTCGTCCCGTGACTTCTCGCCTGTGGAGGTACGACCGTGA
- a CDS encoding TetR/AcrR family transcriptional regulator, with protein sequence MARRYDPERQQRIIDAAIRVVGRKGIAGLSHRSVAAEADVPLGSTTYHFKTLDDLMVAALRQTNEGFAKAVQNHGALEDPQADLAAELAAVTGEWLGGDRTGVELEYELYLAALRRPALRPVAAEWCEGVAELLERRTDAVTARAVVALLDGVCLQVLLTGGTYDEAYTREMIGRLMGRA encoded by the coding sequence ATGGCACGGCGGTACGACCCCGAGCGGCAGCAGCGGATCATCGACGCGGCGATCCGGGTGGTGGGCCGCAAGGGCATCGCCGGGCTGAGCCATCGCTCGGTGGCGGCCGAGGCCGATGTGCCGCTCGGCTCGACGACGTACCACTTCAAGACCCTCGACGACCTGATGGTCGCGGCGCTGCGGCAGACGAACGAGGGCTTCGCCAAGGCCGTCCAGAACCACGGCGCGCTGGAGGACCCGCAGGCGGATCTCGCGGCAGAGCTGGCGGCGGTCACGGGGGAGTGGCTCGGCGGGGACCGCACGGGCGTGGAGCTCGAGTACGAGCTCTATCTGGCGGCCCTGCGCAGGCCCGCGCTGCGGCCGGTCGCCGCCGAGTGGTGCGAAGGCGTCGCGGAGCTGCTGGAACGGCGGACCGACGCGGTCACGGCCCGGGCGGTGGTGGCATTGCTCGACGGGGTCTGTCTGCAGGTGCTGCTGACCGGGGGGACGTATGACGAGGCGTATACGCGGGAGATGATCGGCCGGCTGATGGGGCGGGCCTGA
- the dapA gene encoding 4-hydroxy-tetrahydrodipicolinate synthase, with product MTSGTPARPAPFGRAVCAMITPFAADGALDLDGAQRLAERLVDEGCDGIVLSGTTGESPTTSDAEKADLVRAVVEAVTGRAKVTAGVGTADTAHTTELARAAEKAGADGLLVIPPYYSRPPQDAVEAHFWAIADSVGVPVMLYDIPGRTGVRIEPETMLRLADHPRIAGVKDCAYDLLGSQRVLARTELAYYAGCEEFILPLYAVGGTGFVSTVANAAPRQLRSILDAFDAGDTDGAARAQRRALPLIELMMASGLPGAVTAKALLAALGRPSGPMRAPLLPAGLEEARGLLAEYERLAAA from the coding sequence ATGACCTCAGGCACGCCCGCACGCCCCGCCCCCTTCGGCCGCGCCGTCTGCGCGATGATCACGCCCTTCGCCGCCGACGGAGCCCTGGACCTCGACGGTGCCCAGCGCCTGGCCGAGCGCCTCGTGGACGAGGGCTGCGACGGCATCGTCCTGTCGGGCACCACCGGCGAGTCCCCCACCACGAGCGACGCCGAGAAGGCGGACCTGGTCCGGGCCGTGGTGGAGGCCGTGACCGGGCGGGCCAAGGTCACGGCGGGCGTCGGCACCGCGGACACCGCGCACACCACGGAGCTGGCCCGAGCGGCCGAAAAGGCGGGCGCGGACGGCCTGTTGGTGATCCCGCCCTACTACAGCCGGCCCCCGCAGGACGCCGTCGAGGCGCACTTCTGGGCGATCGCCGACTCGGTCGGCGTACCCGTGATGCTGTACGACATCCCGGGCCGCACCGGCGTCCGGATCGAGCCGGAGACCATGCTGCGGCTGGCGGACCATCCGCGGATCGCGGGCGTCAAGGACTGCGCGTACGACCTGCTCGGCAGCCAACGGGTACTGGCCCGCACGGAGTTGGCGTACTACGCGGGATGCGAGGAGTTCATCCTGCCGCTGTACGCGGTGGGCGGCACGGGGTTCGTCAGCACGGTCGCCAACGCCGCCCCGCGCCAACTGCGTTCGATCCTGGACGCGTTCGACGCGGGCGACACGGACGGGGCCGCCCGGGCGCAGCGCCGCGCCCTGCCCCTGATCGAGCTGATGATGGCGTCCGGCCTGCCCGGCGCGGTCACCGCGAAGGCACTGCTTGCCGCGCTCGGCCGGCCCTCGGGTCCGATGCGGGCACCGCTGCTGCCCGCGGGCCTGGAGGAGGCCCGCGGGCTGCTTGCGGAGTACGAGCGGCTGGCGGCTGCCTGA
- the dapD gene encoding 2,3,4,5-tetrahydropyridine-2,6-dicarboxylate N-succinyltransferase — MTDTTATRTTGAVAAGLATITADGTVLDTWFPAPELVAEPGPAGTEKLSAERAVELLGEGAAKALGTDARRGVEIVAVRTVIASLDDKPLDAHDAYLRLHLLSHRLVKPHGQNLDGLFGLLANVAWTSLGPVAVDDVEKVRLNARAEGLHLAVTSIDKFPRMTDYVAPKGVRIADADRVRLGAHLAEGTTVMHEGFVNFNAGTLGTSMVEGRISAGVVVGDGSDIGGGASTMGTLSGGGNVRIVIGERCLVGAEAGVGIALGDECVVEAGLYVTAGTRVTMPDGQIVKARELSGASNILFRRNSVSGAVEARPNNAVWGGLNDVLHSHN; from the coding sequence ATGACCGACACGACTGCTACACGCACCACCGGCGCCGTCGCCGCAGGCCTCGCCACCATCACCGCCGACGGCACCGTTCTCGACACCTGGTTCCCCGCCCCCGAGCTCGTCGCCGAGCCGGGCCCCGCCGGCACCGAGAAGCTGAGCGCCGAGCGCGCCGTCGAGCTGCTCGGTGAGGGCGCCGCCAAGGCCCTCGGCACCGACGCCCGTCGTGGCGTGGAGATCGTCGCCGTCCGTACGGTCATCGCCTCGCTCGACGACAAGCCGCTGGACGCGCACGACGCGTACCTGCGCCTGCACCTCCTCTCGCACCGCCTGGTCAAGCCGCACGGCCAGAACCTGGACGGCCTCTTCGGCCTCCTCGCCAACGTCGCCTGGACCTCGCTCGGCCCGGTCGCCGTCGACGACGTCGAGAAGGTGCGGCTCAACGCCCGCGCCGAGGGCCTGCACCTCGCCGTGACGAGCATCGACAAGTTCCCGCGCATGACGGACTACGTGGCCCCCAAGGGCGTCCGCATCGCCGACGCCGACCGCGTCCGGCTCGGCGCGCACCTCGCCGAGGGCACGACGGTCATGCACGAGGGCTTCGTGAACTTCAACGCCGGCACGCTCGGTACGTCGATGGTCGAGGGCCGCATCTCCGCGGGCGTCGTGGTCGGCGACGGCTCCGACATCGGCGGCGGCGCCTCCACCATGGGCACCCTGTCCGGCGGCGGCAACGTCCGCATCGTCATCGGCGAGCGCTGCCTGGTCGGCGCCGAGGCCGGTGTCGGTATCGCGCTCGGCGACGAGTGCGTGGTCGAGGCCGGTCTGTACGTCACCGCCGGTACGCGCGTGACCATGCCCGACGGCCAGATCGTGAAGGCCCGCGAGCTCTCCGGCGCGTCCAACATCCTGTTCCGCCGCAACTCGGTGAGCGGCGCGGTCGAGGCCCGCCCGAACAACGCGGTGTGGGGCGGCCTGAACGACGTGCTGCACAGCCACAACTGA
- a CDS encoding metal-sulfur cluster assembly factor, which translates to MSENETATLKPASEEEVREALYDVVDPELGIDVVNLGLIYGIHVDDANIATIDMTLTSAACPLTDVIEDQAKSATDGIVNELRINWVWMPPWGPDKITDEGREQLRALGFNV; encoded by the coding sequence ATGAGCGAGAACGAGACCGCGACGCTGAAGCCCGCCTCCGAAGAAGAGGTGCGGGAGGCGCTGTACGACGTCGTCGACCCCGAGTTGGGCATCGACGTCGTCAACCTCGGCCTCATCTACGGCATTCACGTCGATGACGCCAACATCGCCACGATCGACATGACGCTCACGTCCGCGGCCTGCCCGCTGACCGACGTCATCGAGGACCAGGCGAAGTCAGCCACCGACGGCATCGTCAACGAGCTCCGGATCAACTGGGTCTGGATGCCGCCGTGGGGCCCGGACAAGATCACGGACGAGGGCCGGGAGCAGCTTCGGGCGCTCGGGTTCAACGTCTGA